In one Steroidobacteraceae bacterium genomic region, the following are encoded:
- a CDS encoding UbiD family decarboxylase, with protein sequence MAFKDLREYLALLEQRGQLKRVSAPVSVSRGRSELDAVMRLLHEQNGPALILEQPAGSNAPEVPLVFNPFGTRERTAWIVGESSWLDAKRKVADVLNDPARWKKPVLVDRAKASCKEWMVKGDDISLDRDLPAVWYGKEGPSYVCNAVSVSRDPDSGERNVGCYRYTQFWNATHPLGQGYTDEQIKRRLAGFVWWNPPMNHIGLHFSKAARKGKPLPVALASMADPVVHLAGATGLAYGVDEFEFAGGLRGSPVELVKCETVDLEVPAHAEWVIEGELVPGEPAVIGPHGNPGGYYDKALWLPEMRVNCITRRKDPMWYTTQEMVPPFDHVYMALLPVEAEVFSDLKKKIPEVKDVAASPNLSFVVQLSVDGANKPHAEFGKYVLHAVWGSAGRWGRTAKMVVVVGPDVDPYDWNAIEWALMTRVQPYSDTIINRSAQAYLLDPSAPKSEQGVPSMGEQIGIDATIKVPERFKDYPETANADPKLVAELRERLAPFLA encoded by the coding sequence ATGGCATTCAAGGATCTACGGGAGTATCTGGCGTTGCTTGAGCAACGCGGACAATTGAAGCGTGTCAGCGCGCCCGTGAGTGTTTCGCGTGGGCGTTCCGAGCTCGATGCAGTCATGCGTCTGCTGCACGAACAGAATGGTCCGGCGCTCATTCTCGAGCAGCCTGCTGGGTCCAATGCGCCCGAGGTGCCACTGGTTTTCAATCCATTTGGCACACGTGAGCGCACGGCCTGGATCGTAGGTGAGTCCAGCTGGCTCGATGCCAAACGCAAGGTTGCGGATGTGCTGAACGATCCGGCTCGCTGGAAGAAGCCTGTGCTCGTCGATCGCGCGAAAGCCTCCTGCAAGGAATGGATGGTAAAAGGCGATGATATTTCGCTCGACCGTGATTTGCCGGCAGTGTGGTATGGCAAAGAAGGTCCGTCCTATGTCTGCAATGCCGTGTCGGTCTCACGCGATCCGGATTCCGGCGAGCGCAATGTTGGCTGCTACCGCTACACGCAGTTCTGGAATGCGACGCATCCGCTCGGCCAGGGCTACACGGACGAACAGATCAAGCGCCGGCTTGCGGGATTCGTCTGGTGGAATCCGCCGATGAACCATATCGGCCTGCACTTCAGCAAGGCGGCACGCAAGGGAAAACCGCTGCCCGTGGCGTTGGCCTCGATGGCCGATCCCGTCGTGCACCTGGCCGGAGCGACAGGACTTGCCTACGGGGTGGACGAATTCGAGTTTGCCGGCGGCTTGCGCGGATCGCCGGTCGAACTCGTCAAGTGCGAGACTGTCGACCTCGAAGTGCCTGCGCATGCCGAGTGGGTAATCGAGGGCGAACTCGTACCGGGTGAGCCCGCCGTGATCGGTCCGCATGGCAATCCCGGTGGCTACTATGACAAGGCGCTGTGGTTGCCGGAAATGCGCGTCAATTGCATCACGCGCCGCAAGGATCCAATGTGGTACACGACCCAGGAGATGGTGCCGCCATTCGACCACGTCTACATGGCGTTGCTGCCGGTCGAAGCAGAGGTCTTCTCGGATCTCAAGAAGAAGATTCCGGAGGTAAAGGACGTCGCGGCCTCGCCCAACCTGAGTTTCGTCGTGCAGCTATCGGTCGATGGCGCCAACAAGCCACATGCGGAGTTCGGCAAGTATGTCCTTCATGCCGTCTGGGGTTCTGCCGGCCGCTGGGGACGAACCGCGAAGATGGTCGTGGTCGTTGGACCCGATGTTGATCCTTACGACTGGAATGCCATCGAATGGGCGCTGATGACGCGCGTGCAGCCTTATTCCGACACCATCATCAATCGCTCGGCGCAAGCTTACCTGCTCGATCCCTCAGCGCCGAAATCCGAGCAGGGTGTGCCATCCATGGGCGAGCAGATAGGCATCGACGCGACCATCAAGGTGCCGGAGCGCTTCAAGGACTATCCCGAGACCGCGAACGCTGATCCGAAGCTTGTCGCCGAGCTGCGCGAGCGATTGGCGCCCTTCCTCGCCTGA
- a CDS encoding SDR family oxidoreductase translates to MSDRRTEAGKVAIVTGSATGVGAAAALLLAERGCNVVINYTRSRAEAEATAGACRACGVEVLIEQGDIAEDADCRRIVEAAIGRWQRIDYLVNNAGKTKFIPFEDMEALTKEVFLDIYTVNVVGTFQMIRAAAPHLRQAKGAIVITSSIGGVTGIASSMAYAASKAALNLLTRSLALTLAPEVRVNAICPGAIQTRWLKSGLGDAQYEAMITGLAAQLPLQRVATADGIARSVLAFLIDHTEVTGTTLNVDDGLHLGKLPAYSSKDKSRDLL, encoded by the coding sequence ATGAGTGACCGACGAACCGAAGCGGGTAAAGTCGCCATCGTCACGGGCTCGGCGACCGGCGTCGGCGCAGCGGCGGCACTCCTGCTCGCCGAGCGCGGTTGCAATGTCGTCATCAACTACACGAGAAGCCGGGCGGAGGCGGAGGCGACCGCGGGTGCCTGCCGCGCCTGCGGTGTCGAGGTGCTGATCGAACAAGGCGACATCGCCGAGGATGCCGACTGCCGTCGCATTGTCGAAGCGGCCATCGGCAGATGGCAGCGAATCGACTATCTTGTCAACAATGCCGGCAAGACGAAGTTCATCCCGTTTGAGGACATGGAGGCGCTCACCAAGGAGGTCTTCCTCGACATCTACACCGTGAACGTGGTCGGCACCTTCCAGATGATCCGTGCAGCAGCGCCGCATCTGCGCCAAGCCAAAGGCGCGATAGTCATCACATCCTCGATCGGCGGCGTCACGGGTATAGCGTCGTCAATGGCCTATGCAGCCAGCAAGGCAGCGCTCAATCTTTTGACGCGCTCACTCGCCTTGACGCTGGCGCCCGAGGTGCGCGTGAATGCGATCTGCCCGGGAGCGATCCAGACCCGCTGGCTCAAGTCCGGGCTCGGTGACGCGCAATATGAAGCGATGATCACTGGCCTCGCGGCCCAGCTGCCGCTGCAGCGCGTTGCCACGGCGGACGGGATCGCACGCAGCGTCCTGGCCTTTCTGATCGATCATACGGAAGTGACCGGTACGACGCTGAACGTCGATGACGGCCTGCACCTCGGCAAGCTCCCGGCCTATTCGAGCAAGGACAAGAGCCGCGACCTGCTCTGA
- a CDS encoding LLM class flavin-dependent oxidoreductase, which yields MDIDIILEPNLTPRQMLELGQVAERYGIRALWSSNYFAHWDGFLSLAPLAAATERLLMGPLAVSPFEMHPLKIANALLTLNEMTDGRAVVAMGAGEGNIDAMGLTRPPKIIRAVRESIEIVRGAGRGSLQQGYRGEDFVVNFPCAFDWIRAHPPLVYGTAYRAQMMRMLARVADGVYVGCTTPEEMAQAMAAVREGAAKREAGMASLRVNTFWAWHLKHDRDEAFRESRRELAWRARKLDPELLAHVLDAEEVALVRANYENCVAAWFDRSGRIKGVPESISARLCEYFTSTGGLADLDREIERFRMFGQAGLTEVALRLHDNPMDALKIIGERVVPVLREVGK from the coding sequence ATGGACATCGACATCATCCTTGAACCCAATCTGACCCCGAGGCAGATGCTGGAACTGGGCCAGGTCGCGGAGCGATACGGCATCCGCGCGCTCTGGTCCTCCAATTATTTCGCGCATTGGGACGGCTTCCTGTCGCTCGCGCCACTCGCCGCGGCAACGGAGAGGCTGCTGATGGGTCCGCTCGCTGTGAGCCCCTTCGAAATGCATCCGCTCAAGATCGCGAACGCGCTCCTCACGCTGAACGAAATGACGGATGGCCGGGCCGTCGTCGCCATGGGCGCGGGCGAAGGCAACATCGACGCCATGGGGCTGACGCGCCCTCCGAAAATCATCCGTGCCGTTCGCGAATCCATCGAGATCGTGCGTGGCGCAGGCCGGGGCAGCCTGCAGCAGGGTTACAGGGGAGAGGACTTCGTCGTCAATTTTCCCTGCGCCTTTGACTGGATCAGGGCCCATCCGCCGCTGGTCTATGGCACGGCCTACCGGGCGCAGATGATGCGCATGCTGGCGCGGGTGGCAGACGGTGTATATGTCGGCTGCACGACGCCCGAGGAAATGGCGCAAGCCATGGCAGCCGTGCGCGAGGGCGCGGCGAAGCGCGAAGCCGGCATGGCGTCGCTGCGAGTCAATACTTTCTGGGCCTGGCACCTGAAACACGATCGCGACGAAGCATTTCGCGAGTCACGTCGTGAACTCGCCTGGCGCGCGCGCAAGCTCGATCCCGAACTCCTCGCACATGTACTCGATGCCGAGGAAGTGGCGCTGGTACGCGCCAACTACGAAAATTGCGTCGCGGCGTGGTTCGATCGCTCGGGTCGAATCAAGGGCGTGCCGGAGAGCATCTCCGCGCGGTTGTGCGAATATTTCACATCGACCGGCGGCCTGGCAGACCTCGACCGCGAGATCGAGCGCTTCCGGATGTTCGGCCAGGCCGGTCTGACGGAGGTGGCGCTCAGGCTGCACGACAATCCGATGGATGCGCTCAAAATCATCGGTGAGCGGGTGGTACCAGTCTTGCGCGAGGTGGGCAAATGA
- a CDS encoding TonB-dependent receptor, with amino-acid sequence MNIRLLTLALVSLATQPLVVLAQNEGLEEVVVTARKKSEDLLQTPLAVSVMSGEDIDVRGIVSLTDLANNTPGFQITSVNSGRNDRSFQQISLRGMTPSRTTSTLTATFIDGVPVSSANAVNSVNSPARVEILKGPQSAYFGRNAFAGAINVVTKEPGSEFGGDVSISAGSRSSHDFEGSIEGPLFSDMFGFRLTARSWEKDGSYDNLAVPGQTLGDQSSDVFSLTLTAKPTEKLNIKLFGMLSKDDDGPSPEAMASAFELRNNNGALNIPFNTGSTAGTVIVPSLANCTPNGSRPWICGAVPLLPAGFGPGQNSANTAALSASLASGGRRIISASDGVKGYGLVGEFRHAHLTVDWQIGDSGFTLSSLTGLNEYFVSEVDDLDNWDGSGINNPFPNGTTTFWSFPFLVEREERDFSQELRLSFDRDGPFSGLIGYSYLKTSAWSDLVNLFNEITVGVPIAARGATSVTAPPKAKTNSVFFGASFDVSDKLTLSFEGRQQRDEVESYTGATTLNVSAAAEAQYGVPAGSYAPFSPLVSRTFDNFLPRFIVDYQFHDDLMGYVSWSKGVNVPLLSFNTNFLVLGSPEVLAEAARLGLSVYMEPEKITNVELGLKGKFADGRISAALAIYRAKWADQQNSRTGFVVDGNGVPQIVSGVANTGEVIADGIELDMLAKASDHVTVQFAAAMNNSDIQSFEDPLVSGLTGQVGADFEGHKMPLAPKISANVGVQYDSDVAAWSDGSWFARADVSYKDKQFIDASNITWIRPRTQVNLRAGIKRGPLSVDAYVQNLFDDDGYVSAFSNSLLTPDFSLTAGGAGYVNLALPELRTYGVKIGYKF; translated from the coding sequence ATGAATATTCGTCTGCTCACTCTGGCTCTTGTATCGCTCGCCACACAGCCTTTGGTTGTGTTGGCCCAGAACGAGGGCCTCGAAGAGGTCGTCGTCACGGCGCGCAAGAAATCGGAAGATCTCCTGCAGACGCCACTGGCCGTGTCGGTGATGAGCGGCGAGGACATCGACGTGCGCGGCATCGTGTCGCTGACCGATCTCGCCAACAATACGCCAGGATTCCAGATCACGAGCGTGAATTCCGGTCGCAACGACAGATCCTTCCAGCAGATCAGTTTGCGCGGTATGACACCCTCGCGCACCACGTCCACGCTCACCGCGACCTTTATCGACGGCGTGCCAGTCTCGTCCGCAAACGCCGTCAACAGCGTAAACAGCCCGGCCCGTGTCGAGATCCTGAAGGGACCTCAAAGCGCGTATTTCGGCCGCAACGCATTTGCCGGCGCGATCAATGTCGTCACCAAGGAACCGGGCAGCGAGTTCGGCGGCGACGTCAGCATCAGCGCCGGTTCACGCAGCAGCCACGATTTCGAAGGCTCCATCGAGGGGCCGTTGTTCTCCGACATGTTCGGTTTTCGGCTGACGGCACGCAGCTGGGAGAAGGACGGTTCCTATGACAATCTGGCGGTGCCCGGCCAGACGCTCGGCGACCAGTCCTCGGATGTCTTCAGCCTGACCTTGACGGCCAAACCGACGGAAAAACTCAACATCAAGCTCTTCGGCATGTTGTCGAAGGACGATGACGGCCCGAGCCCCGAGGCCATGGCCTCGGCTTTCGAGCTGCGCAACAACAATGGCGCGCTCAACATTCCGTTCAACACGGGTTCGACAGCCGGTACGGTCATCGTGCCGAGCCTCGCCAATTGCACGCCAAACGGCAGCCGTCCGTGGATCTGTGGCGCGGTGCCTCTGCTACCCGCGGGATTCGGTCCCGGCCAGAACTCGGCGAATACCGCGGCCCTGTCGGCGAGTCTCGCGAGCGGCGGCCGCCGGATCATTTCCGCCTCCGATGGCGTCAAGGGCTACGGGCTGGTCGGTGAATTCAGGCACGCTCACCTGACCGTAGACTGGCAGATCGGCGACAGCGGATTCACGCTCTCCTCGCTCACGGGTCTCAACGAGTATTTCGTCAGCGAAGTCGATGACCTCGACAACTGGGACGGCAGCGGAATCAACAATCCATTCCCGAATGGCACGACGACGTTCTGGAGCTTCCCCTTCCTGGTCGAGCGCGAGGAACGCGACTTCTCGCAGGAACTGCGTCTGTCCTTCGACCGCGATGGCCCGTTCAGTGGCCTCATCGGTTACAGCTATCTCAAGACCTCGGCCTGGAGCGATCTCGTCAACCTCTTCAATGAGATTACAGTTGGCGTGCCGATCGCGGCGCGCGGCGCGACCAGCGTCACCGCGCCTCCCAAGGCAAAGACCAACAGCGTCTTCTTCGGCGCAAGCTTCGACGTGAGCGACAAGCTGACGCTGAGTTTCGAGGGGCGCCAGCAGCGCGACGAGGTCGAGAGCTACACAGGTGCCACCACCCTCAACGTATCGGCGGCTGCCGAAGCGCAATATGGCGTGCCTGCCGGCTCCTACGCGCCTTTCTCACCGCTGGTATCGCGCACCTTCGACAATTTCCTGCCACGGTTCATCGTCGACTACCAGTTCCATGACGACCTGATGGGCTATGTCTCCTGGTCGAAAGGCGTCAACGTACCCTTGCTTTCTTTCAACACGAACTTCCTGGTGCTCGGTTCGCCTGAGGTTCTTGCCGAGGCGGCGAGGCTTGGCCTCAGCGTCTACATGGAACCCGAGAAGATCACCAACGTGGAACTCGGCCTCAAGGGCAAGTTCGCCGACGGCCGTATCAGCGCGGCGCTTGCTATATATCGCGCGAAGTGGGCCGATCAGCAGAATTCACGTACGGGTTTCGTCGTCGACGGCAATGGAGTTCCGCAGATTGTCTCGGGCGTCGCCAATACTGGCGAGGTCATCGCCGATGGCATCGAGCTCGACATGCTCGCGAAAGCGAGCGACCACGTGACGGTACAGTTTGCGGCCGCAATGAACAACAGCGACATCCAGTCCTTCGAGGACCCGCTGGTTTCCGGCCTGACCGGACAGGTAGGTGCGGACTTCGAAGGCCACAAGATGCCGCTCGCCCCGAAAATCTCGGCCAATGTGGGCGTGCAGTATGACAGCGACGTTGCCGCATGGAGCGACGGCAGCTGGTTCGCGCGTGCCGACGTTTCGTACAAGGACAAGCAGTTCATCGACGCCAGCAACATCACCTGGATCCGGCCGCGCACCCAGGTCAATCTGCGTGCGGGGATCAAGCGCGGACCGCTGTCGGTCGACGCCTACGTGCAGAACCTGTTCGACGACGACGGCTATGTTTCGGCATTCAGCAATTCACTCCTGACACCGGACTTCTCGCTGACCGCGGGTGGTGCGGGCTATGTGAACCTGGCGCTGCCGGAACTGCGCACCTATGGCGTGAAGATCGGCTACAAGTTCTGA
- a CDS encoding cytochrome c translates to MRCLAAMLSLVATGTLPADNARGDAQNLTYHGNAQRSGWYDAERRLTPERIRSGDFGLIFESDPLAGALGMPPRLFASPLYVTGLELDGSRHQRGRHDVVYAASTTGYVAAINASATPGHARGTTLWQRRIVDAPCGNGTRGILSTPVIDRNRRIIYVVGCDQTRAWVAHALDLATGEPLPGWPLALSAEQVNVEGVNANGANRFPSGVAMLQRGALNLSADGRWLFIPFGGEPVSGWLLSIDTRGARIAAAFSVTARTEEGVGGLWASGGVAIDSDGYVHVASGSSVLNALAGMGHSGVYPDSAGNWGQSILRLGVDSAGRLRLAGTYTPFNYCQAGGQDLDLGSGTPIVVDLAGSESQTPHLLVLGGSKQGNAYLLDRRHMPGNLVKRQPCAADLRHAADQDGSLLAPDVQPSHGVRGPLNVFGPYSDRFGMGDLAKSRSTAAYFRAANGRHFVYMTGTTKAAEDSGISVPPSLARLEIVAHAMQPAYLRIDAVQPELVFQNPGSAVISSHHGHDGIVWVLDVNKPRSASLYGEDAPQPVLYAIDADKLELLWRSPAGLLSPGGKYNEPVVANGMVFVGTDRIQVFGLGAGRSAANAHRPRSEGEGTTTRGSSYQPAAPGTRDDAAGLYVTHCAACHDQERPDVPPRARLARHSADEIIAKLTTGTMQSHANGLTPSQVESLARWLTRP, encoded by the coding sequence ATGCGCTGCCTCGCGGCGATGCTGTCTCTGGTCGCAACAGGCACATTGCCGGCAGACAATGCTCGAGGCGATGCACAAAATCTCACTTATCATGGCAATGCGCAGCGCAGCGGCTGGTACGACGCCGAGCGCAGGCTCACTCCCGAGCGCATCCGCTCCGGTGACTTCGGCCTCATCTTCGAGTCCGATCCGCTCGCGGGCGCGCTCGGCATGCCGCCTCGCCTGTTTGCATCGCCGCTTTATGTGACGGGCCTCGAACTGGATGGCTCTCGTCACCAGCGTGGCCGCCACGACGTGGTGTATGCGGCGAGCACGACAGGTTACGTTGCCGCCATCAACGCGTCGGCTACCCCTGGGCATGCGCGGGGTACGACCCTCTGGCAACGACGTATCGTGGATGCACCCTGCGGCAACGGCACACGCGGCATCCTCTCGACGCCCGTGATCGATCGCAATCGTCGCATTATCTATGTCGTTGGTTGTGACCAGACCCGCGCCTGGGTTGCCCATGCACTCGATCTCGCGACCGGCGAACCGTTACCGGGCTGGCCGCTCGCATTGTCCGCCGAACAGGTCAATGTCGAAGGCGTCAACGCCAATGGCGCGAATCGGTTTCCATCCGGCGTCGCCATGCTCCAGCGCGGAGCATTGAACCTGAGCGCGGATGGCCGCTGGCTGTTCATACCCTTCGGCGGCGAACCGGTCAGTGGCTGGTTGTTATCGATCGATACGCGCGGCGCGCGCATCGCGGCTGCGTTTTCGGTTACCGCGCGCACCGAGGAAGGCGTAGGCGGGCTGTGGGCATCGGGTGGCGTTGCGATCGACTCCGACGGATACGTGCATGTGGCGAGCGGCAGCAGCGTACTGAACGCGCTTGCGGGCATGGGTCACTCGGGTGTGTACCCGGACAGCGCCGGAAACTGGGGGCAGTCGATCCTGCGGCTCGGCGTCGACAGCGCGGGCCGGCTGCGTCTTGCAGGCACATACACGCCGTTCAACTATTGCCAGGCCGGCGGCCAGGACCTCGATCTCGGCAGCGGCACTCCGATCGTGGTGGACCTGGCGGGGAGCGAATCGCAAACGCCGCACCTCCTGGTGCTGGGTGGCAGCAAGCAGGGCAATGCCTATCTGCTCGACCGCCGCCACATGCCAGGCAACCTGGTCAAACGCCAGCCCTGCGCGGCGGATCTGCGACACGCTGCCGACCAGGACGGCTCGCTGCTCGCGCCCGATGTGCAGCCAAGCCATGGCGTGCGAGGACCACTCAATGTATTCGGTCCCTACAGCGATCGTTTTGGCATGGGCGATCTCGCCAAGAGCCGCTCCACCGCGGCCTATTTCCGCGCTGCAAATGGCAGGCATTTCGTCTACATGACCGGCACTACCAAGGCCGCAGAGGACTCGGGAATCAGCGTGCCACCTTCGCTTGCGCGCCTCGAAATCGTCGCGCATGCGATGCAGCCCGCCTACCTGCGAATCGATGCCGTGCAGCCGGAGCTCGTGTTTCAAAACCCGGGCTCGGCGGTCATCAGCAGTCACCATGGACACGACGGCATCGTCTGGGTGCTGGATGTCAACAAGCCGCGCTCGGCGTCGCTTTACGGCGAAGACGCGCCGCAACCCGTTTTGTATGCGATCGATGCGGACAAGCTTGAACTTCTGTGGCGCAGCCCCGCCGGTCTGCTCTCACCCGGCGGCAAGTACAACGAACCCGTGGTCGCAAACGGCATGGTTTTCGTCGGCACCGATCGTATACAGGTGTTTGGCCTGGGCGCAGGGCGGAGCGCGGCGAACGCGCACCGACCCCGATCCGAGGGCGAGGGGACGACGACGCGGGGCAGCTCGTATCAGCCGGCCGCCCCCGGAACGCGCGACGATGCCGCGGGCCTGTACGTAACCCATTGCGCGGCCTGCCACGACCAGGAGCGGCCCGACGTTCCGCCGCGTGCCCGGCTCGCTCGGCACTCGGCCGATGAAATCATTGCCAAGCTCACCACCGGAACGATGCAAAGCCATGCCAACGGACTGACGCCATCCCAGGTCGAGAGCCTGGCGCGCTGGCTTACCCGACCATGA
- a CDS encoding helix-turn-helix domain-containing protein, with the protein MAPDRSVQRGAGFESAASERSRAVGRVLAVLEELSVAAGPLSNNDLAVRLGVPAASMYRLLQKLAGLGYVEYSQSHASYGVGARLAELGERLADAGCRSPPLRRLMSSLRSETGDTVSVWVRSGVHVRLAALLLGEIRGLTSVAPGEIAMPFSTPGLAIASQYKRDQVRALVTQCRRRRVGLGRRFNGIAEVEQALRDVRSRGFVAGYNLRADGWGMLAWPIPVTTSPLRIGALALGAPVAALRRDEDRILDLASRLMAEYLRDQAAHGASGDV; encoded by the coding sequence ATGGCCCCTGACAGAAGCGTCCAGCGCGGCGCAGGTTTCGAGTCCGCAGCGAGCGAGCGATCGCGTGCTGTCGGGCGTGTGCTGGCCGTGCTCGAGGAACTCAGTGTTGCAGCCGGACCGCTGTCGAACAATGACCTCGCCGTGCGCCTGGGTGTACCGGCGGCGAGCATGTATCGCCTGCTGCAGAAGCTCGCCGGTCTGGGCTACGTCGAGTACTCGCAGTCCCACGCAAGCTATGGCGTCGGGGCACGGCTTGCAGAACTCGGCGAGCGCCTTGCTGACGCGGGCTGTCGGTCACCGCCGCTGCGCAGGCTGATGAGCTCACTGCGTTCCGAGACCGGTGATACGGTTTCGGTGTGGGTACGCAGCGGCGTGCATGTAAGGCTCGCCGCACTGTTGCTCGGCGAGATCCGCGGCCTGACCTCGGTCGCTCCCGGCGAAATCGCCATGCCGTTCTCGACACCGGGCCTTGCGATCGCCTCGCAATACAAGCGCGATCAGGTGCGTGCGCTCGTCACCCAATGCCGGCGACGCCGGGTCGGACTCGGCCGACGATTCAATGGAATAGCCGAGGTCGAGCAGGCGCTGCGCGATGTCCGCAGCCGCGGATTCGTCGCTGGATACAATCTGCGGGCCGACGGCTGGGGGATGCTCGCCTGGCCCATCCCGGTGACCACCTCGCCGCTGCGCATAGGGGCGCTGGCGCTCGGCGCACCCGTCGCTGCGCTGCGCCGCGATGAAGATCGCATTCTGGATCTGGCCAGCCGACTGATGGCCGAGTATCTGCGTGACCAGGCGGCCCATGGCGCGAGCGGCGACGTTTGA
- a CDS encoding amidohydrolase family protein — protein sequence MRVLDVDTHVVESERVWDLLARSEEEFRPAILRKERGAAVNAHFAGPKAKEFWVIDNRLYGKHDIELISGAGRGEISAGAITLQDVPARLAEMDRQQVDVQVVFSSLFLNIRCDRANAELALTRAYNRWIAAACAQSGGRLRWIFVPSLKNIDATLRDMRQAATDGAVGVLFRGFEGDRYIDHPDFEPVFATAVDLNWPICVHIGHGSPAIESLAQRDGARFNRFISDSPNYFAFSTLLNSTLPAKYPALRFGFFESGCSWVPAAVQTAMHVRLPPSELMALVKEKLTAHNFWLTCELHEDLPHLMRYMGDDRLMLASDYGHPGDVADTIYFRQKLADRGDIDPALQERLVTDNGHGLFRI from the coding sequence ATGCGCGTACTGGATGTCGATACACACGTCGTCGAATCGGAAAGGGTATGGGACCTGCTTGCCCGGAGCGAGGAGGAGTTTCGGCCCGCCATCCTGCGCAAGGAGCGCGGCGCCGCCGTCAACGCCCATTTCGCAGGCCCCAAGGCCAAAGAGTTCTGGGTCATCGACAACCGGCTCTACGGCAAGCACGACATCGAACTGATCAGCGGGGCAGGGCGGGGCGAGATTTCTGCAGGTGCCATCACTTTGCAGGATGTCCCTGCGCGACTCGCCGAGATGGATCGCCAGCAGGTCGATGTGCAGGTCGTTTTCTCGAGCCTATTCCTCAATATCCGCTGCGATCGGGCGAATGCGGAACTCGCATTGACGCGCGCCTACAATCGCTGGATTGCGGCAGCCTGCGCCCAGAGCGGCGGGCGCTTGCGCTGGATCTTCGTGCCATCGCTCAAGAACATCGATGCGACCCTGCGTGACATGCGGCAAGCCGCCACGGACGGCGCCGTCGGCGTGTTGTTTCGCGGCTTCGAAGGTGATCGCTACATCGATCATCCAGATTTCGAACCCGTGTTCGCAACGGCCGTGGACCTTAACTGGCCAATATGTGTGCACATCGGTCATGGTAGTCCTGCCATAGAGTCGCTGGCGCAGCGCGATGGCGCACGCTTCAATCGTTTCATCTCCGACAGCCCGAACTACTTTGCTTTCTCGACGCTGCTCAACAGTACCTTGCCAGCCAAATATCCCGCGCTCAGGTTCGGTTTTTTCGAATCGGGGTGCAGCTGGGTACCGGCGGCGGTGCAGACCGCGATGCACGTGCGCCTGCCCCCTTCCGAGTTGATGGCGCTCGTCAAAGAGAAGCTCACCGCCCACAACTTCTGGCTGACCTGCGAATTGCACGAGGATCTGCCCCATCTCATGCGCTATATGGGCGATGATCGGCTGATGCTTGCGAGCGATTACGGACATCCGGGCGACGTCGCCGACACCATCTACTTCCGGCAGAAGTTGGCCGACCGCGGTGACATCGACCCGGCGCTGCAGGAACGTCTGGTCACGGACAACGGTCACGGCCTGTTCAGGATCTGA
- a CDS encoding alpha/beta hydrolase, which translates to MLRVLVAFGLVILLAVAGLIVAGRTGRLAADPAEARSLYGAPPSQFMDIDGARLHFRDEGTGPILVLLHGSRASLHQWDGWVAELGGQYRIIRVDALAHGLTANDGGDFSAQRQGYLLDRLLERLGAQHFALAGTSSGATQAIDLAARHPEQVEKLLLSTVPLRLPSRQRLSVHDRLIFFLHDEVLGSKGTDLYWRTFLQSIYGDPSRVTQALVTRYRILNTLPGREEQFQARLASWQRRGGAARDYALAGKVRVPVLVQWGGAGSVLPRELHCEIVAAFTAATVTTITYPELGHKLVMEDPVRTARDAAAFLRASGERSADDGQAGAPAAGCGLSASRSLASVSASSL; encoded by the coding sequence ATGCTGCGGGTCCTCGTCGCTTTCGGTTTGGTCATATTGCTTGCAGTCGCAGGTTTGATCGTGGCGGGGCGAACCGGCCGGCTTGCCGCTGACCCCGCCGAGGCGAGGTCGCTCTACGGCGCGCCTCCATCACAATTCATGGATATCGACGGCGCGAGACTGCATTTTCGCGACGAAGGCACCGGACCCATACTGGTACTGCTGCACGGCTCGCGAGCGAGTTTGCACCAGTGGGACGGTTGGGTCGCCGAACTGGGCGGCCAATATCGCATCATTCGCGTCGATGCGCTGGCGCATGGACTGACCGCGAACGACGGCGGCGATTTCAGCGCGCAGCGGCAGGGTTATCTCCTCGACCGGCTGCTCGAGCGACTTGGGGCTCAGCACTTCGCGCTCGCAGGAACATCATCCGGTGCCACCCAGGCGATTGATCTTGCGGCAAGGCACCCTGAGCAGGTGGAGAAGTTGCTGCTGTCGACCGTGCCGCTGCGCCTTCCTTCCAGGCAGCGCCTGTCGGTGCACGACCGGCTGATTTTCTTTCTGCATGACGAGGTTCTCGGATCGAAAGGCACCGATCTGTATTGGCGGACCTTCCTGCAAAGCATTTATGGTGATCCGAGCAGGGTCACGCAGGCGTTGGTAACCCGGTATCGAATTCTGAATACCTTGCCGGGGCGGGAGGAGCAATTTCAGGCGCGACTCGCCAGCTGGCAGCGTCGTGGTGGGGCTGCGCGGGACTATGCGTTGGCGGGCAAAGTCCGGGTACCTGTACTTGTGCAGTGGGGTGGCGCTGGGTCCGTGCTGCCGCGGGAGCTGCATTGCGAGATAGTCGCCGCGTTCACCGCAGCCACGGTCACGACGATTACCTACCCCGAACTGGGCCACAAGCTGGTCATGGAAGATCCAGTGCGCACCGCTCGCGATGCCGCCGCTTTCCTCCGAGCCAGCGGCGAGCGTAGCGCCGATGACGGTCAGGCGGGTGCGCCCGCAGCTGGCTGCGGCCTGTCTGCATCCCGAAGCCTTGCCAGTGTGTCGGCGTCCAGCTTGTAG